Proteins from a single region of Nitrospirota bacterium:
- a CDS encoding pitrilysin family protein: MFKKEILSNNLPVVMEPLKNMRSVVLGIWVKVGSRHETHAMNGISHFLEHMFFKGTKKRSAKDIAFEIDSLGGELNAFTSRETTTFYVKVLDEYLDQGLDLLTDIFLNSTFPDEDIEKEKKIIKEEIKMVEDTPDDYIHDLANQNIWGQNSLGQSVLGRRETIKGFTRNDLISHIRKYYGTKDTVISCAGNFEAEHLLTLLKKNLGSLKRGSQPEAGEPPVFRSKVEVIHKDLSEAHLCLGMKGVPHASKERYCLFTLNTILGAGVSSRLFQEIREKRGLAYAIYSFVASYVDTGLWGVYAGVSRKKVTEVIELVLKEIYTLRETVTEAELQRAKNQLKGNIILGLESSSSRMNNIARQEIYYEKHCSPKEIMNMIDLITLAQIRDLAEEIVQKDLFSLTVYGPVSKDTLSGIVG, from the coding sequence ATGTTTAAAAAAGAAATTCTTTCCAACAACCTTCCGGTAGTTATGGAGCCTCTCAAGAATATGAGGTCTGTTGTGCTGGGGATATGGGTTAAGGTCGGTTCAAGGCACGAAACCCATGCAATGAACGGCATATCTCACTTCCTTGAACATATGTTTTTTAAGGGAACAAAGAAGCGTTCAGCAAAGGACATCGCTTTTGAGATAGATTCACTCGGCGGGGAACTCAATGCCTTCACATCCAGGGAGACAACGACTTTTTATGTGAAGGTTCTCGACGAATACCTTGACCAGGGTCTCGATCTCCTGACAGATATCTTCCTCAATTCGACTTTCCCTGATGAAGACATAGAAAAGGAAAAAAAGATTATCAAAGAAGAGATAAAAATGGTCGAGGACACTCCGGATGACTATATCCATGATCTTGCCAATCAGAACATATGGGGACAGAACAGTCTTGGACAGTCTGTTCTTGGCAGAAGAGAGACAATAAAAGGCTTTACACGTAATGACCTGATATCTCACATCAGAAAATATTACGGGACGAAGGACACAGTCATATCATGTGCTGGCAATTTCGAGGCTGAACATCTTCTCACTCTGCTGAAAAAGAATCTTGGCAGTCTCAAACGCGGTTCACAGCCTGAAGCCGGAGAGCCTCCTGTTTTCCGGAGCAAGGTGGAAGTAATCCACAAGGACCTCTCAGAAGCCCACCTGTGCCTGGGAATGAAAGGGGTGCCCCATGCGAGTAAGGAACGATATTGCCTCTTCACGCTGAACACTATTTTGGGTGCAGGAGTGAGTTCCCGGCTGTTCCAGGAGATAAGAGAAAAGAGAGGACTGGCTTACGCGATATACTCCTTTGTCGCATCCTATGTTGATACAGGATTATGGGGAGTTTACGCAGGTGTCAGCAGAAAAAAGGTTACGGAGGTAATTGAACTCGTCCTGAAAGAAATCTATACACTGCGGGAGACTGTCACTGAGGCGGAACTGCAGCGTGCAAAAAACCAGCTGAAGGGAAATATAATACTCGGTCTTGAGTCTTCCAGCAGCAGGATGAATAATATCGCGCGCCAGGAGATCTATTATGAAAAGCACTGTTCTCCGAAAGAGATCATGAATATGATTGACTTGATTACATTGGCGCAGATCAGGGATCTGGCAGAAGAAATAGTGCAAAAGGATTTATTTTCCCTTACTGTGTATGGACCGGTTTCTAAAGATACCCTCTCGGGTATAGTGGGATAA